The Colletotrichum higginsianum IMI 349063 chromosome 2, whole genome shotgun sequence genome has a segment encoding these proteins:
- a CDS encoding Duf2347 superfamily protein, whose protein sequence is MPSRRAQPPLSVRLPAGNAQPELPPIAALFLIDFDVKAGYTIVWKQAAPGIELEGLVEYKSLPSGLHTVTDDLIYFVHDGHHAGLSAFINTPCDEEEARHARMIAVGVLVPLSYGRLGRAWRHAEGLKDIASKLAEDRKITSLLDEYWEKNKAKEGAEQERPAIESPSVSFSAQAAQPRKANHTRNRSASDGASLLPSGHRLSPYHPAWSLTSLLDTFGPLIFPIHRAALLRKRILISCHAPVRETCNFVYNISVLSNIPQTVTELLAPTSSSQRLRPLFTIGVHDIPFLMEDFEASKRRNVDSNLDFADESGSGWIACTTDSILAMKDTLWDMLITMPPPYAPNAKEKVWPTVECPRGVPVKATQRDLRRFRALQSGLARLAATTPKPAAAETPRSETPTSFKLTTGAFPVPSLDNDEALDKIVEPQSWTALAYSGFMWWASAGEQARSEEQEEAAHDAALLADLVLTPHTPSMSNPPKSRPSVSGGMADSIGSIVSRSAIGPEDDEARTELAVIAYFHRLTAQMLTVMGDLAECSGDCYEDDDEDDDEDENEDEDAEDVPLRSNGEPKRIAVRVGSEALESMGLDVWNAHDAEFVKELMAKYFNRKPYIEGKGVEVCGVRVC, encoded by the exons ATGCCCTCCCGCCGGGCGCAACCACCCCTCTCCGTCCGCTTGCCGGCCGGCAATGCGCAGCCCGAACTGCCCCCCATAGCGGCCCTGTTCCTCATCGACTTCGACGTTAAGGCCGGATACACCATTGTCTGGAAACAGGCTGCACCCGGcatcgagctcgagggcctcgtcgagtACAAGAGTCTGCCATCGGGACTCCACACTGTCACCGACGACTTGATATACTTCGTTCACGATGGGCACCATGCCGGACTGAGCGCTTTCATCAACACACCGtgcgatgaggaggaggcgcgTCATGCGCGCATGATTGCCGTCGGCGTTCTGGTTCCTCTCAGCTatggccgccttggccggGCATGGAGGCATGCTGAGGGCTTGAAGGACATTGCATC AAAACTCGCCGAGGATCGCAAGATTACGAGCCTTCTCGATGAGTACTGGGAGAAGAACAAGGCCAAGGAAGGCGCTGAACAAGAACGGCCGGCGATCGAATCGCCGTCCGTCAGCTTCAGCGCCCAAGCCGCCCAGCCCAGAAAGGCAAACCACACCCGTAATCGCTCTGCTTCAGATGGCGCTTCGTTGCTGCCGTCTGGCCACCGGCTCTCCCCTTACCACCCGGCCTGGAGTCTGACGTCCCTGCTGGACACCTTTGGTCCTCTCATTTTCCCCATCCACAGGGCCGCCCTGCTGCGAAAGCGCATCTTGATCTCATGCCACGCGCCAGTGCGAGAAACCTGCAACTTTG TATACAACATTTCTGTCCTTTCAAATATTCCCCAGACCGTGACGGAGCTACTGGCTccgacatcgtcctcgcAGCGACTGAGACCCCTTTTCACCATCGGGGTCCATGACATACCTTTCTTGATGGAGGACTTCGAGGCCTCGAAGCGACGAAATGTCGACAGCAACCTCGACTTTGCGGATGAGTCGGGCTCTGGATGGATTGCCTGTACGACTGACAGCATTCTGGCCATGAAGGACACTCTCTGGGACATGCTCATCACCATGCCTCCGCCTTATGCGCCCAACGCCAAGGAAAAGGTCTGGCCCACGGTCGAGTGCCCTCGTGGCGTACCTGTCAAGGCAACGCAGCGGGACCTGAGAAGGTTCCGTGCTTTGCAGTCTGGTCTTGCCAGGCTGGCAGCAACaacgccgaagccggcggcagcCGAAACTCCTCGATCAGAGACACCGACGAGTTTCAAACTCACTACCGGTGCCTTCCCGGTGCCCAGCCTTGACAACGATGAGGCCTTGGACAAGATTGTCGAGCCACAGAGCTGGACGGCGCTCGCGTACAGTGGCTTCATGTGGTGGGCGAGTGCTGGCGAGCAGGCACGCagcgaggagcaggaggaggcggctCATGATGCGGCATTGCTGGCAGACCTGGTATTAACGCCACACACGCCGAGCATGTCGAATCCCCCGAAATCCCGGCCCTCGGTGTCGGGCGGCATGGCTGACTCGATCGGGTCCATTGTGTCTCGGTCAGCGATCGGGccagaggacgacgaggcaAGAACGGAGCTCGCGGTTATTGCCTACTTTCACCGTTTGACGGCACAAATGCTCACAGTGATGGGGGACCTGGCGGAGTGCTCGGGCGATTGCtacgaggacgacgacgaggacgacgacgaggacgagaacgaagacgaggatgcggAGGACGTCCCTCTCCGGTCCAACGGTGAACCTAAGCGCATCGCCGTACGGGTTGGCAGTGAAGCACTTGAGAGCATGGGTCTTGACGTCTGGAATGCGCATGATGCGGagttcgtcaaggagctTATGGCTAAGTACTTCAACCGGAAGCCCTACATCGAGGGCAAAGGGGTTGAGGTGTGCGGAGTGCGCGTCTGCTGA
- a CDS encoding exportin 1-like protein yields MDDQIVNAVEAAFNPGSDQDLKQQAFNYLNQLRTDPQGWQVCTSLFTRSQRPSEVVRLFCLEVVNYAIHTQALDRGSLTWLKDNLLEYVRNIYGQNLQDQVDPPHLQNKLSQTLTYLFVFLYNDGWDTFIDEFLAMANSPNNTAGVVLYLRIIGSIHDEIADMLLTRNSSDAKRNTDLKDQLRARDVQKVAQSWKDLLTQYSGQNDIIVEMILKVIGKWISWMDISLIVNQDMLNLLLPVIGRTNNSGSEDKVRDAAIDTLTEIVGKKMRGPEKMELISFLNLRDIVAQLIASAPLSELKSTPKYDTDLAEAVAKLINTVMADIVRALEDAQAGDDTRAKSEQHLHDFLPFLLRFFSDEYDEVCSTVIPSLTDLLTLLRKVGANLPASYKEMLPPILNAIIMKMRYDETSNWGDEDEQTDEAEFQELRKRLQVLQKTVAAVDQELYIEVLSNLVSQTFSTLDQQGSHMDWRDLDLALHEMYLFGELALPNQGLGTKSQPSSTATERLTIMVAKMVESGIANFPHPAILLQYMEICVRYWQVFDARQEYIPQVLENFVRLVHHDHVRIKTRSWYLFQRFVKFLRAQVGNVAETVIQSIGDLLPIKAEVSENNGDDDMSSDESDHSADALFTSQLYLFEAIGCIASTGSTPADKQAYYARLVMNPLFSDMESHLPKAKSGDAQAILQIHHIILALGRLAHGFSDWQPGSTSAQNRPPPDKLVSDEFSRAAEAILIALSELNSSTDIRTACRASFSKLLGVLGSAVLPQLPQWIEGFLSQSSSKDEMAIFLRLLDQIVFGFKAEIYNVLNMLLTPLLQRIFAGLSEPVTGTDDEIQLGELRREYLSFLLVILNNELESVFISEANQGFFESLVNSVLTLGRTLVAENIGPSRLAFSVLARMVVVWGGPDCAKIAENPSAPSGSPNPSIPGFDRFMIDRFHPLCWEVFQDPNFRPHNDAQSKQVLNEIAGLEQAIYTKTGEMFIQHLQSSLFPHLGIDGSDFLRSMSTSVDRKGFSSYLQGLLKSRR; encoded by the exons ATGGACGATCAG ATCGTaaacgccgtcgaggccgccttCAACCCCGGCAGCGACCAGGATCTCAAGCAACAAGCTTTCAACTACCTGAACCAGCTGCGAACCGACCCCCAAGGCTGGCAGGTCTGCACCAGCCTCTTCACAAGATCTCAGAGACCCTCGGAAGTAGTCCGCCTCTTCTGCTTAGAAGTTGTCAACTATGCAATCCATACTCAGGCCCTCGACCGCGGCAGCCTCACCTGGTTGAAGGACAACCTTCTCGAATACGTCCGCAACATATACGGTCAGAACCTGCAAGACCAGGTCGACCCGCCCCACCTGCAGAACAAGCTGTCACAGACGCTGACCTACCTGTTCGTCTTTCTGTACAACGATGGCTGGGATACTTTCATCGACGAGTTCCTTGCCATGGCAAACAGCCCCAACAACACGGCCGGTGTCGTTCTCTACCTGCGAATCATTGGCTCTATCCATGACGAGATTGCCGACATGCTGTTGACCCGCAACAGTAGCGATGCGAAGCGCAACACCGACCTGAAGGACCAGCTTCGCGCGCGTGACGTTCAGAAGGTTGCCCAGTCATGGAAGGACCTGTTGACGCAATATTCAGGCCAGAACGACATCATTGTTGAAATGATTCTTAAGGTCATTGGCAAGTGGATCAGCTGGATGGATATCTCCTTGATTGTGAACCAGGACATGCTCAACCTCCTGCTTCCCGTCATAGGACGAACAAACAACTCTGGCAGCGAGGACAAGGTCAGAGACGCTGCCATCGACACCCTTACCGAGATCGTCGGCAAGAAGATGAGAGGCCCCGAGAAGATGGAGCTGATCTCTTTCCTCAACCTGCGCGATATTGTGGCTCAGCTTATTGCCAGCGCCCCTCTGAGCGAGCTCAAGTCCACCCCCAAATACGACACCGatctcgccgaggccgtcgcaAAGTTAATCAACACCGTCATGGCCGACATCGTGCGAGCCCTCGAGGATGCCCAAGCCGGCGACGATACGCGAGCCAAGTCCGAGCAGCACCTCCACGACTTCCTTCCGTTTCTCCTCCGCTTCTTCTCCGACGAGTACGACGAGGTCTGCTCGACCGTTATCCCCTCCCTGACCGACCTTCTTACATTGCTGCGCAAGGTCGGCGCGAACCTGCCTGCTTCTTACAAGGAGATGCTTCCGCCCATTCtcaacgccatcatcatgAAGATGCGCTACGACGAGACCTCGAACTGGggtgacgaggacgagcagaCGGACGAAGCCGAGTTTCAGGAGCTGCGCAAGCGACTGCAGGTCCTCCAGAAGACCGTTGCAGCCGTGGACCAGGAGCTTTATATCGAGGTTCTGAGCAACCTCGTGTCCCAAACTTTCAGCACCCTCGACCAGCAAGGGTCACACATGGATTGGAGAGACCTTGATCTGGCGCTCCACGAGATGTATCTTTTTGGAGAACTCGCGCTGCCAAACCAGGGCTTGGGCACCAAGAGCCAACCGTCGAGCACGGCAACGGAACGGCTGACCATTATGGTGGCAAAGATGGTCGAGTCCG GCATTGCCAACTTTCCCCACCCTGCCATTTTGCTCCAGTACATGGAAATCTGCGTCCGGTACTGGCAGGTGTTTGATGCTCGTCAAGAGTACATCCCCCAAGTCCTGGAGAACTTCGTGCGGTTGGTACATCACGACCATGTTCGTATCAAGACACGATCGTGGTACCTCTTCCAGAGGTTTGTCAAGTTCCTCAGGGCCCAGGTTGGTAACGTGGCCGAGACCGTCATCCAGTCCATCGGCGATCTCCTCCccatcaaggccgaggtcTCGGAGAACAACGGCGATGATGACATGTCTTCGGACGAATCTGACCACTCTGCCGACGCCCTGTTCACCAGCCAGCTTTATCTCTTCGAGGCGATCGGCTGCATTGCGTCGACCGGAAGCACGCCGGCGGACAAGCAGGCTTACTACGCCCGGCTGGTGATGAACCCGTTGTTCAGTGACATGGAATCTCATTTGCCAAAGGCAAAGTCGGGCGACGCCCAGGCCATTCTTCAAATACATCACATCATCTTggcccttggccgccttgccCATGGATTCTCGGACTGGCAGCCTGGCAGCACTTCGGCCCAGAACCGCCCTCCTCCAGACAAGCTGGTCTCTGATGAATTCTCGAGAGCCGCCGAAGCCATTTTGATTGCACTCAGCGAGCTGAACAGCTCTACTGATATCCGCACTGCCTGCCGTGCGTCATTCTCCAAGCtgctcggcgtcctcgggtCTGCCGTGCTGCCCCAGCTTCCCCAGTGGATCGAGGGGTTCCTGTCCCAGAGCTCCTCCAAGGATGAGATGGCTATTTTCTTGCGTCTGCTTGACCAGATCGTATTCGGCTTCAAGGCCGAAATCTACAATGTTCTGAACATGCTGCTCACCCCCTTACTGCAAAGAATCTTTGCCGGTCTGTCCGAGCCAGTTACCGGCACTGATGACGAGATCCAGCTTGGAGAGCTCCGCAGGGAGTACCTGTCGTTTTTGTTGGTCATCTTGAACAACGAGCTGGAGTCTGTCTTTATCAGCGAGGCCAACCAGGGCTTCTTTGAGTCGTTGGTCAATTCCGTCCTCACCCTGGGCCGAACTCTCGTGGCGGAGAACATTGGGCCTAGCAGGCTCGCGTTCAGTGTGTTAGCACGCATGGTCGTCGTCTGGGGTGGCCCGGACTGTGCCAAAATCGCGGAGAATCCCTCTGCGCCGAGCGGTTCCCCGAACCCGAGCATCCCCGGTTTCGACCGCTTCATGATCGACCGCTTTCACCCACTCTGCTGGGAGGTCTTCCAGGACCCCAACTTCAGACCCCATAACGACGCGCAGAGCAAGCAGGTCCTCAACGAAATCGCGGGTCTCGAGCAGGCCATCTACACCAAGACGGGCGAGATGTTCATCCAACACCTCCAGTCGTCACTGTTCCCACACCTGGGCATCGACGGGTCCGATTTTCTCCGGTCCATGTCGACGTCCGTGGATAGGAAGGGTTTCTCGAGTTATCTGCAAGGACTACTAAAGAGCCGTCGATAG
- a CDS encoding 1-acyl-sn-glycerol-3-phosphate acyltransferase, with protein MSAFLGYIFSFFKGYAALVVALYMLSFVVPKAAFAARVLASYISLALAAGWGVFASIFLRLIGEQGIAQWMTGRAFSYLMALTTGITFEIIDPNDVLNTTRPAVFVGNHQTELDVLMLGAMFPKYCSVTAKASLKKTPILGWFMTLSGSIFIDRKNAKDARDVMSGAADQIRKRNQSVYMFPEGTRSYAKDPVLLPFKKGAFHLAIQAGVPIVPCVVANYSHVLWLKGLVFNSGKIPVKVLDPIPTTGLTAADVDELTRKTRDLMLEELVALSEKAQGRPMKVAHDVASAKTTGTDAAADTVSTL; from the exons ATGTCGGCTTTCCTAGGCTacatcttctccttcttcaagGGCTACGCCGCtcttgtcgtcgccctctACATGCTGTCTTTCGTCGTTCCAAAGGCAGCCTTCGCTGCCCGCGTCCTCGCGTCCTACATCTCGCTGGCATTGGCGGCTGGATGGGGCGTCTTCGCTTCCATCTTCTTGCGCCTCATCGGCGAGCAGGGCATCGCGCAATGGATGACCGGCCGAGCTTTCAGCTATCTCATGGCCCTCACGACAGGCATCACTTTTGAGATCATTGATCCCAACGACGTCCTCAACACCACCCGtcccgccgtcttcgtcggcaaCCACCAGACCGAGCTTGACGTTCTCATGCTGGGCGCCATGTTCCCCAAGTATTGCAGCGTCACCGCAAAGGCCTCGCTCAAGAAGACGCCCATCCTCGGTTGGTTCATGACCCTGAGCGGCTCCATCTTCATCGACCGTAAGAACGCCAAGGATGCCAGGGATGTCATGTCTGGTGCTGCCGACCAGATTCGCAAGAGGAACCAGAGCGTCTACATGTTCCCCGAGGGCACTCGTAGCTACGCAAAGGACCCCGTGCTGTTGCCCTTCAAGAAGGGCGCCTTCCACCTTGCAATCCAGGCCGGCGTGCCCATCGTCCCGTGCGTCGTCGCCAACTATAGCCACGTCCTCTGGCTCAAGGGTCTCGTCTTCAACTCTGGCAAGATTCCCGTCAAGG TCCTCGACCCTATCCCTACCACTGGCCTGACCGCCGCTgatgtcgacgagctcaCTCGCAAGACTCGAGACCTGATGTTGGAAGAGCTCGTTGCCCTATCTGAGAAGGCCCAGGGCCGACCTATGAAGGTCGCCCACGATGTCGCTTCCGCAAAGACCACCggcaccgacgccgccgctgatACCGTCTCGACTCTGTGA
- a CDS encoding GPI anchored serine-rich protein, giving the protein MRYTAAALAVAGAVMAYDDEPASTVFSTKFFTITSCAPEVTNCPARSTVVSSSVVPLTTSTIYTTKVSTVTSCAPEITNCPAGSTVVVTKTEAVSTTVCPVTETGAKPTPTAPVVVPPPVGHNTTAPGVPIKSEAVPPVKPTTETGVKPVPVTTGGVAPSVSKPATLATSAASECPGYSVKTISTSVTTVVPTVIYETVKVPCPTPSKPSATIPGVPTGGNGTAVPPTKTPVTAGAAGLTGSAVLAAIAGVAAFAFA; this is encoded by the exons ATGCGTTACActgctgccgccctcgccgttgccggtgcCGTCATGGcctacgacgacgagcccgcctCTACCGTCTTCTCCACCAAGTTCTTCACCATTACCTCGTGCGCTCCTGAGGTCACCAACTGCCCTGCCCGCAGCACCGTTGTCTCCTCCAGCGTCGTCCCCCTGACCACCTCTACCATCTACACCACCAAGGTCAGCACCGTCACCTCTTGCGCTCCCGAGATCACCAACTGCCCCGCCGGCtcgaccgtcgtcgtcaccaagACCGAGGCCGTCTCGACCACCGTCTGCCCCGTCACCGAGACCGGCGCCAAGCCCACCCCCACGGCTCCCGTTGTTGTCCCTCCCCCCGTTGGCCACAACACCACCGCTCCCGGTGTCCCTATCAAGTCTGAGGCCGTTCCCCCGGTCAAGCCTACCACCGAGACCGGCGTCAAGCCCGTTCCCGTCACCACCGGCGGCGTTGCGCCCTCCGTCTCCAAGCCCGCCACCCTGgccaccagcgccgcctccgagTGCCCCGGATACTCCGTCAAGACCATCTCCACCAGCGTCACCACCGTCGTTCCCACCGTCATCTACGAGACCGTCAAGGTTCCTTGCCCTACCCCCAGCAAGCCCTCTGCCACGATCCCTGGTGTCCCTACCGGCGGCAACGGAAC TGCTGTTCCTCCCACCAAGACCCCCGTCACCGCTGGTGCCGCTGGCCTGACCGGCTCTGCCGTCCTGGCCGCCATTGCCGGTGTTGCCGCCTTTGCCTTCGCATAA
- a CDS encoding NADH oxidase, translating into MERVFSKCGILAEESINRYHNPDTDSWGILLLGNILVDPGNLEATRRPIVYLAHEPLEGDKHFEAGRCE; encoded by the exons ATGGAGCGTGTCT TTTCCAAGTGCggcatcctcgccgaggaaTCAATCAACCGCTATCACAACCCGGACACCGACAGCTGGGGCATTTTGCTGCTGGGTaacatcctcgtcgacccggGGAACCTCGAGGCCACTAGAAGACCCATCGTCTACCTCGCTCACGAGCCCCTTGAGGGCGACAAACACTTCGAGGCGGGGCGTTGCGAGTAG